A genomic stretch from Ureibacillus composti includes:
- a CDS encoding Na+/H+ antiporter subunit A produces MIIDLAIILAPFIMAACIAIFYRKIKRNWVGWIVLFIPIILFLTLTTYIPRIANGHTFSNTYEWIPSLNINFTTYLDGLSLMFSLLITGVGSLVILYSIFYLSQKEALHHFYCYLLLFMGAMLGVVLSDHLMVLYVFWELTSVSSFLLIAFWHHRKASRAGARKSMTITVSGGVSMLVGFLMLYVMSGTFSIREIIANISMISEQSLFIPALILILLGAFTKSAQFPFHIWLPDAMEAPTPVSAYLHSATMVKAGIYLVARFTPIFGGEIIWFWTVTGVGLITLFWGSFNAIRQVDLKAILAFSTVSQLGLIMSLLGLGSVAVHLGYSDKTVLYTQASFAALFHLMNHSTFKGALFMMVGIVDHELGTRDIRRLGGLMSFMPFTFTIALIGSFSMAGLPPFNGFLSKEMFFAAVLKITELDIFSLQSVGVIIPIVAWVASIFTFVYCLIIVGKTFFGKLKPDLLEKQPHEAPVGMLIPPFILISLVVLIFFFPNILGKYILQPAMGSIYPTFPSVKELTPSIYAWHGFNPELYMTIGVVIIGVILYRFLPRWKRIYLLIPQRFTLNAMYESTIGFSENFSRLVTRRYMNENLTHYFIYIYVFFVAVVAGYFLFTEGITFNTTIDAKIEGFELILVFIMVVAAISILFAKSRITTVILNGVLGYSVAFFFVIFRAPDLALTQLVVESVTTALFLICFKFLPDLKPEPSTRGVKISNGVISILVGATVTIVGLAVMNYEKFDTISSYFEDSYNLAGGKNIVNTILGDFRAFDTMLEVVVLFIAGLGVYTLIKLKAKKEGTDIENK; encoded by the coding sequence GTGATAATTGACCTTGCGATTATTTTGGCACCGTTTATTATGGCGGCGTGTATAGCGATTTTTTATAGGAAAATAAAAAGGAACTGGGTCGGCTGGATTGTTCTTTTTATTCCTATTATTCTATTCCTTACGTTAACTACATATATCCCTCGTATTGCGAACGGTCACACGTTTTCAAATACGTACGAGTGGATCCCCTCGTTAAATATAAATTTCACTACATATTTAGATGGTCTTAGCTTAATGTTCAGTCTCCTCATAACAGGAGTAGGAAGCTTAGTCATTTTGTATTCCATATTTTATTTATCTCAAAAGGAAGCATTGCATCATTTTTACTGTTATTTATTGCTCTTTATGGGCGCAATGCTAGGTGTTGTATTATCCGATCATCTAATGGTTCTATATGTTTTTTGGGAGTTAACAAGTGTTTCTTCGTTTCTCTTAATAGCGTTTTGGCATCATAGAAAGGCTTCTAGAGCAGGTGCAAGAAAATCAATGACCATCACCGTTTCGGGTGGGGTATCCATGTTGGTAGGGTTCTTGATGTTATATGTCATGTCTGGGACATTTAGCATTCGTGAAATCATCGCCAACATAAGTATGATCAGTGAGCAGTCACTGTTTATACCGGCTCTAATTTTAATCTTATTAGGGGCATTTACAAAATCTGCACAATTTCCATTCCATATCTGGCTTCCTGATGCAATGGAAGCACCAACACCTGTGAGTGCTTATTTACATTCTGCTACGATGGTAAAGGCCGGGATTTATCTAGTTGCACGATTTACACCTATTTTTGGTGGCGAGATAATTTGGTTTTGGACAGTTACCGGAGTGGGGCTTATCACTTTGTTCTGGGGCTCATTTAATGCCATAAGACAAGTAGATTTAAAGGCAATATTAGCATTCTCAACAGTTAGTCAACTTGGTTTAATTATGAGTTTACTTGGATTAGGTTCAGTTGCGGTGCATTTGGGTTATTCAGACAAAACAGTACTTTATACGCAAGCATCATTTGCAGCACTTTTCCATTTAATGAACCACTCGACATTTAAAGGTGCCCTATTTATGATGGTTGGAATTGTTGACCATGAACTAGGAACACGAGATATTCGTCGACTAGGTGGGCTCATGTCGTTTATGCCTTTTACATTTACGATTGCTTTAATTGGTAGTTTCTCGATGGCGGGATTACCCCCATTTAATGGTTTTCTTAGTAAGGAAATGTTTTTTGCTGCAGTACTTAAGATCACTGAATTAGATATCTTCTCATTACAAAGCGTAGGAGTCATCATTCCCATTGTTGCTTGGGTAGCAAGTATTTTTACTTTTGTTTACTGTTTAATTATTGTTGGAAAAACTTTCTTTGGGAAGTTAAAACCAGATTTATTAGAAAAACAACCACATGAAGCTCCTGTTGGAATGCTTATTCCTCCATTTATTCTAATCAGTTTAGTAGTTTTGATTTTCTTCTTCCCAAATATTTTAGGGAAATATATATTACAACCTGCTATGGGGAGTATTTACCCAACATTTCCTTCCGTTAAGGAGTTAACTCCATCTATTTATGCATGGCATGGTTTTAATCCAGAATTGTATATGACGATCGGGGTAGTAATTATAGGTGTTATTCTATATCGTTTCCTTCCAAGATGGAAGCGAATTTATTTATTAATTCCACAACGTTTTACCTTAAATGCCATGTATGAAAGTACAATCGGCTTTAGTGAAAACTTTTCAAGATTAGTAACTCGACGTTATATGAATGAAAATTTAACTCATTACTTTATTTACATTTATGTATTTTTTGTAGCAGTGGTAGCAGGGTATTTCCTATTTACAGAAGGAATAACTTTTAATACAACTATTGATGCAAAAATTGAAGGCTTCGAATTGATTTTAGTATTTATTATGGTTGTTGCTGCGATTTCTATTTTGTTTGCGAAATCTAGAATAACTACTGTTATTTTAAACGGTGTTCTTGGATACTCGGTTGCGTTTTTCTTTGTCATTTTCCGAGCACCAGATTTAGCGTTAACGCAGCTTGTCGTTGAGTCGGTTACAACAGCGCTATTTTTAATTTGCTTTAAATTTTTGCCAGACTTAAAACCAGAACCTTCTACAAGAGGGGTAAAAATATCAAACGGAGTAATCTCCATATTAGTTGGAGCAACAGTTACAATTGTTGGATTAGCAGTTATGAACTATGAAAAGTTTGATACTATTTCTTCTTACTTTGAAGATTCCTATAATTTAGCCGGCGGGAAAAACATAGTTAATACAATTTTAGGAGATTTCCGTGCGTTCGATACAATGCTTGAGGTTGTTGTTCTCTTTATAGCTGGCTTAGGTGTTTATACACTGATTAAGCTAAAGGCGAAAAAGGAGGGAACAGATATTGAAAATAAATGA
- a CDS encoding Na(+)/H(+) antiporter subunit B yields MKINDVILKTVVKGVVFIILTLGVYLFFSGHNAPGGGFIGGLVLGSGIVLLYLTYDIETIHRKMPFDFKKVAAFGVLLATGTAIGSLYFDAPFLTQTDGYFTLPILGEKHLSTVTIFEAGVALTVVGTLVTIILSISEDE; encoded by the coding sequence TTGAAAATAAATGACGTCATTCTTAAAACTGTAGTTAAAGGGGTTGTCTTTATTATATTAACACTTGGTGTGTACTTGTTCTTTTCTGGACATAACGCACCAGGTGGAGGCTTTATAGGTGGGTTGGTACTTGGCTCTGGGATTGTCCTTCTTTACTTAACGTACGACATTGAAACCATTCACAGAAAAATGCCATTTGATTTTAAAAAAGTTGCGGCATTCGGAGTGCTTCTCGCAACAGGTACAGCGATTGGCTCACTTTATTTTGACGCTCCTTTTTTAACTCAAACAGATGGTTACTTTACATTGCCGATATTAGGTGAAAAACATCTGTCAACTGTAACAATCTTTGAAGCAGGTGTTGCTCTAACAGTTGTGGGGACCCTAGTAACGATTATTTTAAGTATAAGTGAGGATGAGTAG
- a CDS encoding carbohydrate kinase, with the protein MTKSEKEFVLVYGDAFVDYIANDMTNTSFTKFLGGATINVAAGISRIGAPSALITITGEDETSEFVRLELKKEGVNLDYSVFVPEKRVSGVHVHLTEACERIFCDYEDETPDLQVEPQQLNEEAFKRASIFNVCSNTMFHPIALETTRRAVELVKENEVIMAMDANIRPLRWSSPKVCRDTIISFFKDVHILKLTDEELLFLTETNNLEEGIQALNQYGLPIVLVTVGADGAYAILNGETIHVPSIKVDPVDTTGAGDAFMAGILRFVHYYGLPSSKEEIVRCVSFANKLGAFAATKPGALTALPHYDEIKDLL; encoded by the coding sequence ATGACTAAGTCGGAAAAAGAGTTTGTATTAGTTTATGGCGATGCATTTGTTGATTATATAGCGAATGATATGACGAATACATCATTCACCAAATTTTTAGGCGGTGCAACGATTAATGTTGCGGCAGGAATTAGTCGTATTGGGGCGCCTTCTGCATTAATAACGATCACAGGTGAGGACGAAACATCAGAATTTGTTCGATTGGAGTTAAAGAAAGAGGGCGTAAATTTAGATTACTCAGTTTTTGTACCAGAAAAACGTGTAAGTGGCGTTCATGTTCATTTAACTGAGGCTTGCGAGCGAATTTTTTGTGATTATGAAGATGAAACACCTGACTTACAAGTTGAGCCACAACAATTGAATGAAGAAGCGTTTAAAAGAGCCTCAATATTTAACGTCTGCTCAAATACGATGTTTCATCCCATAGCTTTAGAAACAACTAGAAGAGCGGTTGAACTAGTGAAAGAAAATGAGGTCATCATGGCAATGGATGCAAATATTCGTCCATTACGATGGAGTAGTCCTAAAGTTTGCCGTGACACAATTATCTCCTTTTTCAAGGATGTACATATCTTAAAACTAACAGATGAGGAATTACTGTTTTTAACAGAAACAAATAATTTAGAAGAGGGCATTCAAGCACTAAATCAGTATGGACTACCAATAGTTTTAGTTACAGTAGGTGCAGATGGAGCTTACGCAATCTTAAACGGGGAAACAATTCATGTACCATCGATTAAAGTAGATCCTGTGGATACAACTGGAGCTGGTGATGCGTTTATGGCAGGTATATTGCGTTTTGTTCACTACTATGGTCTACCTTCTTCTAAAGAGGAGATTGTGCGATGTGTTAGCTTTGCAAACAAACTCGGTGCATTTGCTGCAACAAAACCAGGTGCATTAACAGCTCTTCCACATTATGATGAAATTAAAGATCTACTATAA
- a CDS encoding metallophosphoesterase, with product MKKLLKFCVFILGICLFLYINNYWIVTTNQTYKSEKIPDQFDGFRITQVSDLHDAMFGEDQQKLVRKIRATNPDVIFITGDVIDSNRYDLNQSLTAVRQFVEIADVYYVIGNHEVATNEVEKIYEAMTEIGVHILPNHATHIERNGERLYIVGIEDPLNGLETQNMLDTSMEDIPKDSLTLLLAHRPEQFDSYVMNGIDFVFSGHAHGGQFRIPGLGGLVAPGQGFFPKYTAGLYENEHTTMNVSRGLGNSTVPFRLFNLPEIVVVELQAK from the coding sequence TTGAAAAAGCTTTTAAAATTTTGTGTTTTTATTTTAGGAATTTGTTTGTTTCTATATATAAATAATTATTGGATTGTTACAACCAATCAAACTTATAAATCAGAAAAGATTCCGGATCAATTTGATGGTTTTCGAATCACGCAAGTATCCGACTTACACGATGCGATGTTTGGTGAGGACCAGCAAAAGTTAGTGAGAAAGATTCGTGCTACAAATCCTGATGTAATTTTTATTACTGGGGATGTAATTGATAGTAACAGATATGATTTGAATCAAAGTTTAACAGCCGTTCGCCAATTTGTTGAAATAGCTGATGTTTATTATGTAATTGGTAACCATGAAGTGGCAACGAATGAAGTGGAAAAAATATACGAAGCAATGACAGAAATAGGCGTACATATATTGCCAAACCATGCGACACATATTGAACGTAATGGGGAGAGGCTCTATATAGTAGGTATTGAAGATCCTTTAAACGGACTTGAAACTCAAAATATGTTAGATACATCAATGGAAGATATACCGAAAGATTCATTGACCCTGTTATTAGCGCATCGACCAGAGCAATTCGATTCCTATGTTATGAATGGGATTGATTTTGTTTTTTCTGGGCATGCACATGGTGGGCAATTCCGTATTCCTGGATTAGGTGGATTGGTGGCGCCAGGTCAGGGTTTTTTCCCGAAGTATACTGCTGGACTCTATGAAAATGAGCACACAACAATGAATGTTAGTCGGGGTCTAGGAAATAGTACGGTACCATTCAGACTATTCAATTTACCAGAAATAGTTGTCGTAGAACTTCAGGCAAAATAA
- a CDS encoding Na+/H+ antiporter subunit D: MSNIIVLPLIIPIITAVILVFLREHIMLQRVISFLTMIFISIISFVLLEVVQTEGIIKIDFSGWLPPFGILFVADSFSLLLVLTASIVTAICLLYAFSTIGESHEKMFFYPFVLFLIAGVNGSFLTGDIFNLFVCFEVMLLASYVLVALGGEKVQLRESLKYVVINVVASWMFLVALAYLYGTVKTLNMAHIAERVAEVGQDPMLTTVAILFLVVFSLKAGLLLFFWLPGSYSVPPTAVQALFAALLTKVGIYALFRTFTLMFPLNPEVTHTLIGIMAGVTLIAGCMGALSGRDIYTIATYNVIIGVGFILIGLAVATEEAISGAIYYLIHDMIAKALLFLIVGMMVYLTGETVVKKMSGLIRNYPLFGWIYFLVMLALTGIPPFSGFVGKVLIGIGAIEGENFILLGIGFASSIIVLYSLLRIFLASFFGETIISLEDEKKIPKGALSSFVLLAISIVFIGVGAEFMSGYIDNATRTLMNPSIYIEAILKGGQ, encoded by the coding sequence ATGAGTAATATTATTGTTTTGCCGTTAATTATCCCAATTATTACGGCAGTAATTCTTGTATTTTTACGTGAACATATTATGCTCCAGCGAGTTATTAGTTTTCTAACGATGATTTTTATAAGCATTATTTCGTTTGTGCTGTTGGAGGTCGTACAAACTGAAGGGATTATAAAGATTGACTTTAGTGGATGGTTACCGCCATTTGGAATTTTGTTTGTTGCTGATTCCTTTTCATTATTACTCGTATTAACGGCGAGTATAGTTACGGCAATCTGCTTACTATATGCATTTTCAACTATTGGAGAATCCCATGAAAAGATGTTTTTTTATCCGTTTGTTCTATTTTTAATCGCTGGGGTAAATGGTTCTTTTCTAACAGGGGATATCTTTAATCTGTTTGTTTGTTTTGAGGTTATGTTACTAGCATCCTATGTATTGGTGGCACTTGGTGGAGAAAAGGTGCAATTAAGAGAATCTTTAAAGTATGTCGTTATTAACGTTGTGGCTTCTTGGATGTTTCTTGTCGCATTAGCCTACCTTTATGGTACTGTAAAGACGCTTAACATGGCTCACATTGCCGAGCGAGTTGCAGAGGTAGGGCAAGATCCGATGCTTACAACGGTGGCAATCTTATTTTTAGTTGTATTTAGCTTAAAAGCTGGTTTACTCTTATTCTTCTGGTTACCAGGTTCATATAGTGTACCGCCAACAGCAGTACAAGCATTGTTCGCTGCATTACTAACAAAGGTAGGAATCTATGCACTGTTTCGAACGTTTACACTAATGTTTCCCTTAAATCCAGAGGTGACGCATACTTTAATAGGAATTATGGCAGGCGTTACGCTGATTGCAGGCTGTATGGGGGCATTATCTGGACGAGATATTTATACAATTGCTACTTATAACGTCATTATTGGAGTCGGTTTTATTTTAATTGGCTTAGCTGTAGCGACTGAGGAGGCAATTTCAGGTGCTATTTATTATTTAATACATGACATGATTGCGAAGGCATTATTATTTTTAATTGTTGGAATGATGGTCTATTTAACCGGGGAAACAGTTGTTAAGAAAATGAGTGGGTTAATCCGAAATTATCCGCTTTTTGGATGGATTTACTTTCTTGTTATGTTAGCACTTACTGGAATACCCCCATTTAGTGGGTTTGTCGGGAAAGTATTGATTGGCATTGGAGCTATTGAAGGTGAAAACTTTATCTTGTTAGGAATTGGTTTTGCATCAAGTATAATCGTACTCTATTCATTGCTTCGAATTTTCCTAGCTTCGTTCTTCGGGGAAACCATTATTAGTTTAGAAGATGAGAAAAAGATTCCTAAAGGCGCTCTTTCTTCGTTTGTCTTACTTGCCATTAGTATAGTGTTTATTGGGGTTGGAGCTGAATTCATGTCGGGTTATATTGACAATGCGACTCGTACCTTAATGAATCCCTCTATTTATATAGAAGCAATATTAAAGGGGGGACAATGA
- a CDS encoding Na(+)/H(+) antiporter subunit C, which produces MESLMIVLVGILVSVGTYLVLSRNIIRVIVGTAILSHAVHLLILTVGGLKKGDVPLLSHSGGPFTDALPQALILTAIVISFAVTAFLLVLAYRTYVTNGSDDFQELRGMSDE; this is translated from the coding sequence ATGGAATCATTGATGATTGTGTTAGTCGGGATTTTAGTTTCAGTTGGAACTTATTTGGTCCTCTCTCGAAATATCATCCGTGTCATTGTTGGTACGGCTATTTTATCCCATGCTGTTCACCTATTAATTTTGACAGTTGGGGGATTAAAAAAAGGAGATGTCCCATTATTAAGTCATTCGGGAGGGCCATTTACAGATGCTCTTCCACAGGCACTCATTTTAACTGCCATTGTTATTAGTTTTGCGGTTACGGCATTTCTCCTTGTTTTAGCATACAGAACTTACGTAACAAATGGTTCTGATGATTTTCAGGAATTGAGGGGAATGTCAGATGAGTAA
- a CDS encoding GNAT family N-acetyltransferase — MEIKIRQAVKSDAKDVTPLIYDAIGDIAYRLTGEITKDKAIEQLEELFKRTDNRHSYQNTYVAVNDETNQILGMIVLYSGRDGESLDASLQQWLKRKNAPISKIDPEAHPDEYYIDTICVHESSRGLGLGTKLLQFAEQEALRKGFTKLSLNVESVKDSARRLYERVGFTVTEPWSIIGESFDHMVKKIK, encoded by the coding sequence ATGGAAATTAAAATTAGACAAGCAGTAAAAAGTGATGCAAAAGATGTGACCCCTCTTATTTATGACGCAATTGGTGATATTGCCTATCGTTTAACAGGAGAAATTACTAAAGACAAAGCAATTGAACAACTGGAAGAGTTATTTAAAAGAACAGATAACCGACACTCTTATCAAAATACATACGTCGCAGTAAATGATGAAACAAATCAAATTTTAGGCATGATTGTTTTATATAGTGGTAGAGACGGAGAAAGCTTAGATGCTTCCTTGCAACAATGGCTCAAGCGTAAAAATGCTCCAATAAGTAAAATTGACCCCGAAGCCCACCCTGATGAGTACTATATTGACACAATTTGTGTTCACGAAAGCTCTCGTGGTTTAGGTCTAGGAACAAAACTTTTGCAATTTGCAGAGCAAGAAGCATTACGAAAAGGTTTCACGAAACTCTCACTTAATGTAGAAAGCGTAAAGGACAGCGCAAGAAGATTATATGAAAGAGTAGGCTTTACTGTGACAGAACCTTGGTCAATCATTGGTGAATCATTCGATCATATGGTAAAAAAAATAAAATGA
- a CDS encoding DMT family transporter — protein sequence MKSNLLYPLLIIIASSCYGILSTIVKVAMGNGFTSAEAVSSQYIVGFILILLLFITTQRNFPRISKSGYLIIFVSGIFTGTTGVIYGMSLEYLPASLAVVMLFQFTWIGMFIDCALNRRLPNQTESISLAFLFVGTILAAGILDVDLTNIAWQGWALGFASAISFAIFIQVNSHKVEGVSTIARTFYMSFIALILSSLFLAPEIIWNGKLLNEGLWKFGLVLGAFGTIVPILLFSVAAPKVGGGLTSILSAMELPVAILASVIVLHEKLTILQCLGIVLVLIGMSLPTVIAQRKAKVKH from the coding sequence TTGAAATCAAATCTTCTTTACCCATTACTCATTATCATAGCATCAAGTTGCTATGGGATCTTATCAACCATAGTAAAAGTAGCAATGGGAAATGGCTTTACTTCGGCTGAAGCCGTTTCTAGCCAATACATCGTAGGATTCATACTTATCCTACTTTTATTTATTACAACACAAAGGAACTTTCCACGAATTTCTAAGTCAGGTTATCTTATAATCTTTGTATCTGGAATTTTTACTGGCACAACCGGTGTTATTTATGGAATGTCATTAGAATATTTACCCGCCTCTTTAGCGGTCGTTATGTTATTTCAATTTACATGGATTGGAATGTTCATTGATTGTGCTCTAAATAGAAGGCTGCCTAATCAAACGGAATCCATTTCTTTAGCTTTTTTATTTGTAGGAACGATTCTAGCAGCCGGTATTCTGGATGTAGACTTAACTAATATAGCTTGGCAGGGTTGGGCATTGGGATTTGCTTCTGCAATTAGCTTCGCCATATTTATACAGGTGAACTCGCACAAAGTTGAAGGAGTCTCTACAATCGCTCGCACATTTTACATGTCATTTATTGCCCTAATATTATCCAGCTTGTTTTTAGCACCTGAGATTATTTGGAACGGAAAATTACTGAACGAAGGTTTATGGAAATTCGGACTTGTCCTTGGCGCTTTCGGGACAATAGTGCCAATTTTATTATTCTCAGTTGCAGCTCCAAAGGTCGGCGGTGGGCTAACATCTATATTAAGCGCTATGGAACTGCCAGTAGCCATTCTAGCCTCTGTCATTGTTTTACATGAAAAGCTGACGATTTTGCAGTGTTTAGGAATCGTATTAGTTTTAATTGGTATGAGTTTGCCAACAGTAATAGCCCAAAGAAAAGCCAAAGTTAAACATTAA
- a CDS encoding Na+/H+ antiporter subunit E produces MFGQFLLNLFIALLWLLLVDEPIPQFTTFLTGFIVGIGILYVMYRFFGTQFYLRRVMKIIYLIQLFIKELVTSSFSVMKQILTPNLKITPGIFTYRTNLTGEWEVTALALLLTLTPGSVVMEVSEEGDVFYIHAMDIEESKEAVIQSIGKFEKAILEVTR; encoded by the coding sequence ATGTTTGGCCAGTTTTTACTTAATTTATTTATTGCCCTATTATGGCTTTTATTAGTGGATGAACCAATACCACAATTTACAACGTTTTTAACAGGATTCATTGTTGGAATTGGAATTCTATATGTGATGTATAGGTTTTTTGGAACGCAGTTTTATCTGCGTAGGGTAATGAAAATCATTTACCTTATTCAATTGTTTATAAAAGAACTAGTTACGTCTAGTTTTTCTGTGATGAAGCAAATCTTAACACCTAATTTAAAAATTACGCCTGGAATTTTTACGTATCGCACGAATTTAACTGGGGAGTGGGAAGTAACAGCGCTTGCTTTACTGTTAACGCTTACCCCTGGGTCAGTTGTAATGGAAGTGTCAGAGGAAGGCGATGTATTTTATATTCATGCAATGGATATTGAAGAGTCGAAAGAGGCAGTTATTCAGTCGATTGGGAAATTTGAAAAGGCGATTCTGGAGGTGACACGATAA
- a CDS encoding dual specificity protein phosphatase family protein, with product MDQKYNELVKGRIFIGGAEDTEVVVANEPIDVVVDVRVKGRDEVTPYNYIHAPIADESNKIAESIQTGVKKVVEAYQQGKNVYIHCGSGNGRASVMAVATLMELGHAKTLEDAEHMTKSIRPTANVRTNMKDALTKLYK from the coding sequence ATGGACCAAAAATATAATGAATTAGTTAAAGGACGAATTTTCATTGGTGGTGCAGAAGACACTGAGGTTGTTGTAGCTAATGAACCTATTGATGTTGTTGTCGATGTACGTGTAAAAGGTAGGGATGAAGTAACACCTTATAATTATATTCACGCACCAATTGCCGATGAAAGTAATAAGATCGCAGAGTCAATTCAAACGGGTGTAAAGAAAGTTGTAGAAGCCTATCAGCAAGGGAAAAACGTCTACATTCATTGCGGAAGTGGTAATGGTCGTGCAAGTGTAATGGCCGTTGCTACATTAATGGAATTAGGACATGCAAAAACTTTAGAAGATGCTGAACATATGACAAAGTCAATACGTCCAACAGCAAATGTTAGAACAAACATGAAAGACGCCTTAACTAAATTATATAAATAA
- a CDS encoding Na(+)/H(+) antiporter subunit F1, which produces MKEAVLLIALTLFMVAIGLQLYRVIVGPSMPDRAIALDTIGVNLISAIAIVSIVLKTKAFLEAILILGILAFISTIAISKYIERGVIVERKGNR; this is translated from the coding sequence ATGAAAGAAGCTGTATTACTTATAGCACTTACTCTTTTTATGGTTGCCATTGGACTACAGTTATATCGTGTAATTGTAGGTCCTTCGATGCCAGATCGTGCAATTGCACTGGATACAATTGGAGTAAACTTAATTTCTGCAATTGCGATCGTGTCTATTGTGCTGAAAACAAAGGCATTTTTAGAGGCAATATTAATCTTGGGGATATTAGCGTTTATCAGTACAATCGCAATCTCGAAATATATCGAGAGGGGTGTCATTGTTGAACGTAAAGGAAATCGTTGA
- a CDS encoding histidine kinase, protein MKRLKTHMDESILVCVYYGLNGERLIRRGHKLATLLDCPLYILTVDSKPLDSFDAEKSGYIDRWSALVEELDVEEFIIRDNEKRPIQKVIQEVARDYNVTQIIVGQSAQSRWEEITKGSFINVLLKEIPFVDFHIVAVKRPTDDETYGKYEKGVRAYVINDLENYKIVFTCPNTPSLEGIFFKEIGTDFDNGIFKFTYSNKMREVTIKEGIVVDSYLIPEECKPGSR, encoded by the coding sequence ATGAAACGTCTAAAAACCCACATGGATGAAAGTATCTTGGTGTGTGTATACTACGGACTTAACGGAGAGCGTCTTATTAGAAGAGGCCATAAACTTGCAACTTTGCTAGATTGTCCATTATATATTCTTACTGTAGATTCAAAGCCTCTCGATTCTTTCGATGCCGAAAAGTCAGGTTATATAGATAGATGGAGTGCATTAGTTGAGGAATTGGATGTAGAGGAATTCATAATTCGTGACAATGAAAAACGCCCGATCCAAAAGGTAATCCAAGAAGTTGCTCGCGACTATAATGTAACTCAAATTATTGTTGGCCAAAGTGCTCAAAGCAGATGGGAAGAGATTACAAAGGGCTCCTTTATAAACGTTTTATTAAAAGAAATACCTTTTGTTGATTTTCATATTGTTGCTGTTAAACGTCCTACAGATGATGAGACGTATGGCAAATACGAAAAAGGCGTAAGAGCATATGTAATTAATGATCTTGAAAACTATAAGATTGTTTTTACATGCCCAAACACTCCATCATTAGAGGGAATATTCTTTAAAGAAATAGGAACAGATTTTGATAATGGTATTTTTAAATTTACTTATTCCAATAAAATGCGCGAAGTAACAATTAAAGAAGGAATCGTGGTTGATTCTTACTTGATTCCAGAAGAGTGTAAGCCCGGTTCAAGATAA
- a CDS encoding DUF421 domain-containing protein, whose translation MEEFLDINFFEISLRSIISFFTILILARIIGKKQLSQLTFFHYITGITFGSIAAEISTNEEIIFWDGFTSLIWWALLTILVSFISLKSSKARILFDDRPTMIIQNGTIIKNGMKKARLHPDELSMLLREQGIFSFDDVLHAVFETNGELSVMKKPAKSPATKVDVKADASIPPYIPTEVISNGSITKKNLIELDLTEEWLLNKLKKKNVKNIEDVYFAQILENGSLYISLNNGNGKNQN comes from the coding sequence ATGGAGGAGTTTCTTGATATTAACTTTTTTGAAATAAGTCTCCGTTCCATCATATCATTTTTTACCATTCTAATATTAGCTAGAATCATTGGAAAGAAGCAATTGAGTCAACTTACCTTTTTCCATTACATTACGGGAATCACGTTTGGTTCAATTGCAGCAGAGATTTCAACCAATGAAGAAATCATCTTTTGGGATGGTTTCACTTCATTGATATGGTGGGCATTACTAACTATACTGGTTAGTTTTATTTCATTAAAGTCCTCAAAAGCACGTATTTTATTCGACGATCGTCCAACGATGATAATTCAGAACGGAACTATTATTAAAAATGGGATGAAGAAAGCAAGACTACATCCTGACGAATTATCAATGCTATTAAGAGAACAAGGGATATTTTCCTTCGACGATGTGTTACATGCGGTTTTTGAAACAAATGGTGAGTTAAGTGTTATGAAAAAACCAGCAAAAAGTCCAGCTACCAAAGTAGATGTTAAAGCAGATGCTTCAATTCCGCCTTATATTCCTACAGAGGTCATTTCAAATGGGTCTATTACTAAAAAGAACTTAATAGAACTTGACTTAACGGAAGAATGGTTATTGAATAAGTTAAAGAAGAAAAACGTCAAAAATATTGAAGATGTTTATTTCGCTCAAATATTAGAAAATGGTTCGCTTTATATTAGTTTAAACAATGGAAATGGCAAGAATCAAAATTGA